A single region of the Triticum dicoccoides isolate Atlit2015 ecotype Zavitan chromosome 2B, WEW_v2.0, whole genome shotgun sequence genome encodes:
- the LOC119360937 gene encoding G-type lectin S-receptor-like serine/threonine-protein kinase At2g19130 produces the protein MPLPVLLALLCALHAPASSASTETYSLSPGQSLAGDDKLVSSGGKFALGFIQIPGSESNPSGSGGNNTQLGIWFNLNRVPKLTLVWVANRGGGPVAGAASPELTISGDGNLVIVDRGKVAWSTQADVTANNNNRTVLLLLDTGNLVLRSASNASGVLWQSFDHPTDTLLPGATIGLDKVTGRSRRLVSRKNRIDQAPGLYSMELGRSGVVQMLWDSSVPYWSSGEWNGEYFSSVPGMTARHLFGFTFVNDDREVSFAYHLLDETITMYSFLDVSGQRKVLAWHEATQNWATVYTHPTAQCEVHAACGPFTVCDDNAPPPCSCMKGFSVDSPEDWDLDDRSTSGCRRNTQLNCDSISNGTMVGMSDMFYAMPAVRLPYNPHSTAGHVTGAAQCEQVCLSNCSCTAYSFGSGGCSMWHGGLLNVKQHQIDDASSGDGEILHIRLAAKEFRTRKNNSVVVILGAIGAGLNALGILVLIVVLRRTRRNKRYSETLDKIHGGSGLVSFRYSDLRRATRDFSEKIGAGGFGSVFKGSLNDSTTIAVKRLYGCYQQEKQFRAEVSSIGILHHTNLVKMVGFCCEGDKKLLVYEHMPNSSLDAHLFRSSAKTLNWRTRYQIALGVARGLAYLHESCLDYIIHCDIKPQNILLDALFVPKITDFGMAKLLTRDFSRVMTTTRGTIGYLAPEWISGVAITPKVDVYGYGMVLLEIISGRMNANGECGSSGDDIVYFPIQVARKLLEGNVMSFVDDRLNGDVIVDEVERACKVACWCIQDREFERPTMGKIVQILEGLVEVDTPPMPKLLEAIAGRSHSACT, from the coding sequence ATGCCTCTCCCCGTCCTGCTCGCCCTGCTCTGCGCCCTACACGCTCCCGCGAGCTCCGCGTCCACGGAGACGTACTCCCTCTCGCCAGGCCAGTCGCTCGCCGGCGACGACAAGCTCGTCTCCAGCGGCGGCAAGTTCGCGCTCGGCTTCATCCAGATCCCAGGCAGCGAGAGCAACCCCTCCGGCTCCGGCGGCAACAACACTCAACTAGGCATATGGTTCAACCTCAATCGTGTTCCCAAGCTGACACTGGTGTGGGTGGCCAACAGGGGAGGCGGCCCGGTGGCCGGCGCCGCCTCCCCGGAGCTCACgatctccggcgacggcaaccTCGTCATCGTGGACCGCGGCAAAGTCGCCTGGTCCACCCAAGCCGACGTCACAGCCAACAACAACAACAGGACGGTCCTCCTTCTCCTGGACACCGGGAACCTCGTCCTGCGCAGCGCCTCCAACGCCTCCGGCGTGCTGTGGCAGAGCTTCGACCACCCCACGGACACTCTGCTCCCCGGCGCCACCATCGGGCTGGACAAGGTCACCGGCCggagccgccgcctcgtctccaggAAGAACCGGATCGACCAGGCTCCGGGCCTGTACTCCATGGAGCTGGGACGGAGCGGCGTCGTCCAGATGCTGTGGGACTCGTCCGTGCCGTACTGGTCCAGCGGGGAGTGGAACGGCGAGTACTTCAGCTCTGTGCCGGGGATGACCGCCCGCCACCTGTTTGGCTTCACGTTCGTCAACGACGACCGGGAGGTTTCCTTCGCCTACCACCTGCTCGACGAAACGATCACCATGTACAGCTTCCTGGACGTGTCCGGGCAGAGGAAGGTGTTGGCCTGGCACGAAGCTACGCAGAACTGGGCGACGGTCTACACCCACCCCACCGCGCAGTGCGAGGTACATGCCGCCTGCGGGCCATTTACGGTCTGCGACGACAACGCGCCGCCGCCTTGCAGCTGCATGAAGGGATTCTCCGTGGATTCGCCTGAGGATTGGGACCTTGATGATCGAAGCACGAGCGGATGCAGGAGGAACACTCAGCTGAATTGTGATAGCATTAGTAACGGCACCATGGTTGGCATGTCTGACATGTTCTACGCCATGCCGGCCGTCAGATTGCCCTATAATCCCCACAGCACCGCGGGACATGTCACCGGCGCAGCCCAATGCGAGCAGGTCTGTCTGAGCAACTGCTCTTGCACTGCATATTCCTTTGGAAGCGGTGGCTGTTCTATGTGGCATGGTGGATTGCTGAATGTAAAACAACACCAGATTGATGATGCCTCCAGCGGCGATGGGGAAATTCTTCACATCCGCCTCGCGGCAAAAGAGTTCCGGACCCGGAAAAACAACAGTGTAGTTGTCATTTTGGGTGCCATCGGTGCAGGCCTCAACGCTTTGGGTATCTTGGTACTAATCGTAGTGCTACGCAGGACCAGGAGGAACAAAAGGTACAGTGAAACATTAGACAAAATCCATGGTGGTAGTGGGCTTGTTTCATTCAGATACAGCGATTTGCGGCGTGCAACTAGAGATTTCTCGGAGAAGATTGGGGCAGGTGGTTTTGGTTCTGTGTTCAAGGGGTCACTAAATGATTCGACCACTATAGCAGTGAAAAGGCTCTACGGTTGTTATCAACAAGAGAAGCAATTCAGGGCTGAGGTGAGTTCAATTGGAATCCTCCACCATACAAATTTAGTCAAAATGGTTGGTTTTTGTTGTGAGGGCGACAAGAAGCTTCTTGTCTACGAACACATGCCAAATAGTTCCCTTGACGCCCATCTGTTCAGGAGCAGTGCCAAAACTCTGAATTGGAGAACCAGATACCAAATAGCTCTTGGAGTTGCCAGGGGGCTAGCATACTTGCACGAAAGCTGCCTGGACTACATCATACACTGTGATATAAAGCCGCAAAATATACTTCTCGACGCGTTGTTCGTTCCTAAGATCACCGACTTTGGGATGGCAAAGCTTCTCACAAGGGATTTTAGCAGGGTCATGACCACAACCAGGGGCACAATTGGGTACCTTGCTCCTGAATGGATCAGTGGAGTGGCTATCACGCCCAAAGTCGATGTGTACGGATATGGGATGGTGCTATTGGAAATCATATCTGGGAGGATGAACGCGAACGGAGAATGCGGCAGCAGTGGTGATGACATTGTTTATTTCCCCATCCAGGTGGCACGCAAGCTTCTCGAGGGAAATGTCATGAGCTTCGTGGATGATAGGTTAAACGGTGATGTCATCGTCGACGAGGTTGAAAGGGCTTGCAAGGTTGCCTGTTGGTGCATTCAGGACAGGGAGTTTGAACGGCCAACGATGGGCAAGATAGTCCAGATTCTTGAGGGTCTTGTTGAAGTCGACACCCCTCCGATGCCTAAGCTACTCGAAGCTATCGCCGGAAGGTCACACTCAGCATGCACCTAA